The Pagrus major chromosome 10, Pma_NU_1.0 genome contains a region encoding:
- the LOC141003845 gene encoding uncharacterized protein: MTSLRLVFFHLTCLFLGKTAQTTALKSSSSVHPDGGFLSVKTGDSLTLPCFCKADISARLYWYKQPLGQKPQRISSFFRFDNSGNFQGEFQNNPRFTLDTRDGKNHLKISDLRISDSAAYNCMSSFLNTLEILASITISVTGSAWVHQSAPEIIQPGGSVTLNCTVHTGTCDGEHSVYWFKHSQESHPGLIYTHGGRNDQCERKDNTQTHTCVYNLPMKSLNLSHAGTYYCAVASCGHILFGDGTKLDFEDKPVHDVALVYFWRGASAFFSILAVLLAFSVCVMNKGNCCQTSESRSGCSAPSKANPEGYQNEDNLYYAASSVNLTKRSRRQRDQTWSECVYHSVKQ; the protein is encoded by the exons ATGACATCTCTGAGGCTTGTCTTCTTCCATCTGACATGTTTGTTCTTGGGGAAAACGG ctcagaCAACTGCTCTGAAGTCGTCCTCGTCTGTTCATCCAGACGGAGGTTTTTTATCAGTAAAAACTGGGGACAGCTTGACTTTGCCATGTTTCTGTAAAGCTGATATTTCTGCAAGGCTTTACTGGTACAAACAACCTCTGGGACAGAAACCACAACGCATCTCTTCATTCTTCAGGTTTGATAACAGTGGCAATTTTCAAGGTGAATTCCAGAACAATCCACGCTTCACACTGGATACAAGAGATGGTAAAAATCACTTAAAGATCTCAGATCTGCGTATTTCAGACTCAGCTGCTTACAACTGCATGAGTAGTTTTTTAAATACGTTAGAAATTTTAGCGAGTATTACTATCAGTGTAACAGGTTCAGCTTGGGTCCATCAGTCAGCTCCTGAGATCATCCAGCCAGGAGGCTCTGTGACTCtgaactgtacagtacacactgggACCTGTGATGGAGAACACAGTGTTTACTGGTTCAAACACTCTCAAGAATCTCATCCAGGACTCATTTACACCCATGGAGGCAGGAATGATCAGTGTGAGAggaaagacaacacacaaacacacacctgtgtctacAACTTGCCAATGAAGAGCCTGAATCTTTCTCATGCTGGGACCTACTACTGTGCTGTTGCCTCATGTGGACACATACTGTTTGGAGACGGGACCAAGCTGGACTTTGAGG ATAAACCTGTACATGATGTTGCCTTGGTGTATTTCTGGAGGGGAGCGTCGGCATTCTTCAGCATCCTGGCTGTTTTACTGGCTTTCTCAGTGTGCGTGATGAACAAGGGAAACTGCTGCCAAACTTCAG AGTCTCGATCAGGATGTTCAGCTCCCTCCAAAGCAAATCCAGAG GGTTACCAAAATGAAGACAACCTCTATTACGCTGCTTCAAGTGTCAACCTGACGAAGAGATCAAGAAGACAGAGGGATCAGACCTGGAGCGAGTGTGTGTACCACAGTGTAAAGCAGTAG